The Oceaniferula marina sequence ACCACACCCTGGCGATCTCCGGCAGCCAGAATCACAAAACCCCAGTTGCGGTAAACCGAACTGATGCGAGTCTTCAGCGTAGGGAAGGACTTCCCACTGCTCTGCAGCTCAATCAGCTCACGCGTCGTTTTGATGCGGGCTTTGCCATTGGTGTCCAAGTCAATCAGATTGGCCTTGCGAGCTTCCGCAGACGCAATCGCGTCGGTAGCCTCGGTAAGCTGGGCACGCATGCGCTTGATCTTAGGAATCAACTCCTCGGGGTCGGGAAGATCCTTGAGCGCATCAGCAGCTTGGGCAAGCTCTTGCTTTTTGGCATTAAACTCAGCCTCAAGCTTCACAATGTCCTTTTTAGCGGTATCATAGTCAGCCTGCTCTTTTTCAAGCTCTTTGTTGAGCGCGACGGCAGCATCTTTGTGCTGATCCCTCAAATCTTCTGCATCTTTACGACGTTTGATCTGAGCGTTAAGGTCATTGGTGGTTGTCTTTTCAACCTGTAAGGCCTTTTTGAAGTCGCCAATTTCAACCTCTTTGGCTTCTTTATTTTTAAAGGCGACAAATGCAGCAACGGCCAGAAAGACAGCTGCCAGAGTTCCAAATATTTTTGACATAGTCGTTTTTTATTGTGTTAGGATCGTAGGGGTATCGGTGTGTTACGCGCAACCTAATGAATATTGTGGGGGGTCGGCAACTCCAAAATTCATATATTTTAGGTTTCTTTATCCTTGTCTTTACAATGGCATGCCTACTGGCAACATTCTGGGAGATTTACCATGAAGACCGTTTTACGTATCTTTTCCTATCTTGGAAAATACCCCAAATTAGCCACAGCCCAGTTATTCTGTGCTGTGATCATGACTTTGATGCTACTCGCATTTCCGATTATGACCGGTGTGGTTTCCAACGAAGTCATCGACCGTGGCAATATCGAAAAGCTACCGCAATACATCCTGATCGTCATCGCCGCCTTTTTCACCCGCGATTTTTTCAATTTTCTCCGCATCCTCATCAATAACACCTTCGAACAAAAAGCGGTTTTCGACCTCCGCTCCGAGCTTTACGATAAATTACAGCGCCTACGGCTTAAATGGTTCGATGAGCGGCGCACTGGTGACGTCATGACCCGGGTCGCTGAAGATGTCCCGCAGATGGAACGCATCCTCATCGACGGCATTGAACAGGGGCTCGTCGCCTTCCTCCAGATCCTGATTGTCAGTGCGTTTCTCTTCACCTGCTCCCCCCTATTGGCCCTCGCCGCCCTTTCCCCACTTCCCTTACTAATGTTAGGGGCCTGGCTCTACACCCGCCATGCCGCTAATCGCTACCGTATGGCCCGCAAGGCAACGGGCGCCATGAACGCCATGCTCCACGATAACATCGCCGGCATCCGCCAAATCAAATCCTACGCAGCGGAAGACGAAGAACACACCAGTTTCAACCAGGCGTCAGCCAAGGTCAGTGATGCGAACATGCAGGTAATGAAAGCCTGGGCGGTTTATTCACCGAGTATGAGTTTTTTCAACTCCATTGGCTACGCCTTGGTTCTCGGTGTCGGAGCCTGGCAAATCCACAACGGCCATCTTGACCGCGCCGTTCTACTCCAGTTCTTCACCATTATCTGGGCACTCTATGAACCACTCGGCCGCCTTCACCAACTCAACCAGATGAGCCAGTCGTCCAAAGCGGCTGCTGAGCGCGTCTTCACGATCCTCGATGAGGAAAATGAGATCCATGCCACCGAAGGAGCCGAACTGCCGACACCGGTCCGCGGCCACGTCCAGCTCAAGCAACTCGATTTTTCCTACAGTGAACAACCGACACTGCACCAGATTTCCCTGGAGGCCCAACCTGGGCAAACCATCGCGCTGGTAGGGTCCACCGGTGCGGGAAAATCCACCATCGTCAATCTGCTTTGCCGCTTTTACGAATATGACCAAGGGTCGATCACCATTGATGGCACCGAACTCAACACCATCGCCAAACCCTCCTTGCGATCGGCGATCGGCTACGTCACCCAGGAGGCCTTTTTGTTCAATGGCCCCGTCCGGGAAAACCTCCAGCTCGCCAAACGTGATGCCACGGATGAAGAAATGTGGATCGCTCTCCAGGCCGCCAACGCCAATGGGTTTGTTGAAGCCCTGCCCGAAGGACTCGACAGCGTTGTCGGAGAACGAGGCATCAAACTATCCGGTGGAGAAAAACAACGCCTGTCCATCGCCAGAGCCCTACTCAAGAACCCACCCATTCTTTTACTCGACGAAGCAACAGCATCCGTCGATAGCGAAACCGAACTTTTAATCCAACAGGCTCTGGATCGACTGATGGAAAACCGCACGGCTTTTGTGATCGCCCACCGTTTATCGACCATCCGGAATGCTGACCGCATCTACGTGCTGGATCATGGTCGGGTGATTGAAAGCGGCACCCACGAGGCTCTCCTCGCCAGCAACGGCAAGTATGCGAGCCTCTCAAAGCAAGCATTCCTGGAAGAAT is a genomic window containing:
- a CDS encoding ABC transporter ATP-binding protein, coding for MKTVLRIFSYLGKYPKLATAQLFCAVIMTLMLLAFPIMTGVVSNEVIDRGNIEKLPQYILIVIAAFFTRDFFNFLRILINNTFEQKAVFDLRSELYDKLQRLRLKWFDERRTGDVMTRVAEDVPQMERILIDGIEQGLVAFLQILIVSAFLFTCSPLLALAALSPLPLLMLGAWLYTRHAANRYRMARKATGAMNAMLHDNIAGIRQIKSYAAEDEEHTSFNQASAKVSDANMQVMKAWAVYSPSMSFFNSIGYALVLGVGAWQIHNGHLDRAVLLQFFTIIWALYEPLGRLHQLNQMSQSSKAAAERVFTILDEENEIHATEGAELPTPVRGHVQLKQLDFSYSEQPTLHQISLEAQPGQTIALVGSTGAGKSTIVNLLCRFYEYDQGSITIDGTELNTIAKPSLRSAIGYVTQEAFLFNGPVRENLQLAKRDATDEEMWIALQAANANGFVEALPEGLDSVVGERGIKLSGGEKQRLSIARALLKNPPILLLDEATASVDSETELLIQQALDRLMENRTAFVIAHRLSTIRNADRIYVLDHGRVIESGTHEALLASNGKYASLSKQAFLEE